The Actinomadura graeca nucleotide sequence AATGCGCTCCGCCGTGTGCGCCGTTGGTGCACAGCTCCTCTGTTAGACGCGGATCTGAGTGCCGAGTCGCCCTACCTGGTCACTGAGTATGTCTCCGGCCCCAATCTGGAGGAACGGGTGCTTCGCGCGGGGGTGCTGCGGGAGAGTGAACTCGAAGCCGTGGCCGTCGGCATGGCGCTTGCGCTGGATGCGATTCATGCAGTGGGCATCGCTCACCGTGACATGAAACCGGGGAACGTCATCCTGAGCCCGTACGGACCTCGAGTCATCGACTTCGGTATTGCCTCGCTGATGGGCACAACCAGCGACTTGACCCAACCGGGCCTGCACATGGGAACCCCCCCATACATGTCGCCAGAGCAGGCAAGAGGCGAAGCTGTCGGGCCTTGGGAGCCCAGCGACGTCTTTGCCTGGGCCGCTACTGTCGTCTTTGCCGCCAACGGGCGCCCGCCCTTTGGACCGAACGACTCCGGTGTCTACTCGCGGATCCAGTTCGACGACCCGGACTTGGGTGAGCTGCACGGCGAACTACGTGACCTGGTCTCAATGTGCCTGGCCAAACCCGCTGCTGAGCGCCCGACCATGCCGCAGCTGCTGGGTCGGCTCAAGGGCATGCCCGTGTCGCATTCGGTCGTGTCGACCGCCGCCGTCAGCGAATCGGCCAGCCGCGTGCGAGAGCAGCCCACCCGGGCTGGCCAGCTTGCCCGCGAGGCCCGGCGCAGTCTCGACGGTGGCTGGCCTCGGCGTGCGCAGGGCCAGGCAGAAAAGGGCCTTCACTTCGACGACAGGAACGCGGCTTGTCTAGCTGTTCTCGGCCTCTCCCTGATCGCTCTGGGACTGAACGAACGAGGTCTCGACCGTCTGCGTCATGGCCATGAGATCGCCCCCGACGATCCCCAGATCGCCCTTGAGTACGCCGGTGCCCTGGCGAACACGGGAGAGGAGGCCGCGGTCGATCGTGCTTTCCAACTTGCTCCGGACACACCAGAGATCCGGGGTCGGTACGTCACGCTTCTGCTCAAGCGTGCAGGTGAAGACGCCGCCGGTGATCAGCACGCGGCACACGCGTTCGATCTTGCGCCCGGGAACGCGGACGTGATCCAGCGGTACGTCCAGGCACTTATTCGCCAGGGCACGCCCGTCAGCTTGGCCAGGGCTCTGATGATCTCCGATAGCGACCCGCTCTGGGCGGCGATCGAGACGTCTCTCTCCAGAGCCTCGCTCGCCCAGATCCGCGAGATATTCCGATCCTTCGGCAAAGTTCAAGCCGATCTTCCGGATGTACGACGTACAAGATTGATCCGCCTTCTGCTCTTGCAAGGGGGCAAGATCCGGAGACGTCATCAACTTGGTCCTTTCCATGCAGATCGCGCAGCGCTGCTTCTAAACATGGAGCCCACACTTGGCGTCTGGCGCCTCGACGACTCCCAGCGAGCGAAACTGACCAAGCTAGCCAAGACCGCATACCGTCCGGCGGGCATCTACATTCCCCGGATCGGCGTGCTCAGCCTGGCGGCGATGGCTGTGGGCCTCCTCGTGACGTCGCAACTGAACCGAGGATCGAGCCCGCCTCACTGGCTGCTCACGGCATCCTTGATCACGACCCTGTGTGCGATCATCGGAAGCTTGCCTCTGCATCCTTCCCGAATGGCTGGTCTCTACGAGAACATCGTTCACGACCCCGACGACGCCAGCTCGCGAAAGTCGATCTCGGCGTTCCTCGCTTTGGGTTGGGTGGCTGGTGTCCCTCTCCTGGTGGTTCTAGCGTTTTCGATAGTTGTGGTGGCCTCCGTTTGCGTAGTGATCGTGGCCCTAAT carries:
- a CDS encoding serine/threonine protein kinase — protein: MSQFGPYTLLRTLGVGGMGIVYLAEHPDRGRVALKTIHSRFATPQLLERFSREVNALRRVRRWCTAPLLDADLSAESPYLVTEYVSGPNLEERVLRAGVLRESELEAVAVGMALALDAIHAVGIAHRDMKPGNVILSPYGPRVIDFGIASLMGTTSDLTQPGLHMGTPPYMSPEQARGEAVGPWEPSDVFAWAATVVFAANGRPPFGPNDSGVYSRIQFDDPDLGELHGELRDLVSMCLAKPAAERPTMPQLLGRLKGMPVSHSVVSTAAVSESASRVREQPTRAGQLAREARRSLDGGWPRRAQGQAEKGLHFDDRNAACLAVLGLSLIALGLNERGLDRLRHGHEIAPDDPQIALEYAGALANTGEEAAVDRAFQLAPDTPEIRGRYVTLLLKRAGEDAAGDQHAAHAFDLAPGNADVIQRYVQALIRQGTPVSLARALMISDSDPLWAAIETSLSRASLAQIREIFRSFGKVQADLPDVRRTRLIRLLLLQGGKIRRRHQLGPFHADRAALLLNMEPTLGVWRLDDSQRAKLTKLAKTAYRPAGIYIPRIGVLSLAAMAVGLLVTSQLNRGSSPPHWLLTASLITTLCAIIGSLPLHPSRMAGLYENIVHDPDDASSRKSISAFLALGWVAGVPLLVVLAFSIVVVASVCVVIVALMDDS